The genome window GACGCGAGGTCGCTTCCCACAATCCTAAATGGCGTGACAAGCACGCTTCCCACAAAATTAATCAGTTTGTCACGCCGATGCGGACCGGGTGGCACCGGTCCCTCCAGAGCAAAAAAGTGGAGGGACGACTGCCACGTCGTCCGCGTCCATCCGCCTGCCCTGTCCTAGACTCTGAGGCGAGCGAAGCTCGGACTCGAAGAGAGCTTGTCGAACGGGCGGTTGAAACACTGTCCTGGTAGGGCGGACTGGTTCAGTCCGCCGCGGAGAAATGATCCTGCAACGCGGCTGTCTGGGCCAGACAGCCCTACCCTCGTGAACACAGGAAACAGTTTTAAAGGCACCCGTCCTCTGCGTCCTTCGCGGTTCAAAAGACACAACCCGATCATCGGTGTAAATCAGTGCTATCGGTGGTTCCGTCTTCACTACCTTACGCCGCGACAAGTAAACAAAATCACAACCCACGGGACCAAGATTCGTCTTCGCCCTACGACGGCAACAACGCGACCCGTGGTCCCGCCACCATCGATTTCAATCAGCAATCAGCAATCGGTAATCTTAAAAACCTCCGCGACTAGCGGACTTAATGAATTTCTTCGCCCTTTGTTTGCCACCCCGCAGCAAGCTGTCGACTCCGTCGATCGCGGAGAGACCGCGACGGGGCATCACGGCAAACAAACGCTTCGCGCTTCGGGGCTTGATGAATCGCAAGATTCACCAACGAAGCAAGCTTCGAGGAATGTACACGATTGCGATTCAAAAAAGACCTTGAGTCATATCACCTACCGTATAAGTAATTAAACCATACACTTATGCAGGTTCTTCCATCCAATCGCCTGTACCTCCAACCCCCAACCTCAAAAAAATAGAATGAATACTGCTGTTACCCGCACGGCAAAGCTGTGCCTACTCTTCGCCCTCGCCACCTCCACCAGCTACTCGCTCAAAGCCCTCACTATCAACGACGTCTGGATCAACGAGATCAACTACGACGAACCTGGAACCGACACCGGGGAGTTTGTAGAGATTGCAGGAATCGCTGGCACCGACCTGAGTTCCCTCACGCTCGTCGAGTACAACGGAAACGGAGGTGGAACGAACGGCAGTCTATCCCTTACGGGAATTCTCGGCAACACCCATGCAGGATACGGCTTCCTATCCTTCTTGTTCCCGACGAATGGCCTGCAAAACGATGACGAAGGACTGGCCTTGGTGGAAGGGAGCACCGTGATTCAGTTCCTCAGCTACGAAGGCAGCTTCCAAGCGACGAACGGCCCCGCCAACGGTCAAACCAGCGCGGATATCGGAGTATCCGAAACGAACAGTACGCCTGCTGGCTTTACCCTTCAATTCCTCGGTCATGCCGACAACGGCAGCTGGACCGGCCCCATCGCTTCCACATCCGGATCGATCAATACGGGACAGGTGCTTCCCGACCTCAGCGCCAACAATCCTTCGGATTCCACGCCGGTTCCCAATAGCGGAGCAACGCTTGGACTGCTCGGTCTCGGCCTAGCTGCCATCGTTACCCTGAAGCGACGTAAGCCGTAAGCCCTTTCGAATCCCTCCGATTCGCTCTTGTATCCAATGCCCGTCTCGAAAGAGACGGGCATCTTGCATCGCGAAGCGGGCGCAAGCGACACGACACATGCACCGATCCCTCCAGAGAAAAAAATGGTGGGACGACTGCCACGTCGTCCGAGCTGCACCAATCACGCGACCTGGAAGGTCCCGCCACTTAATCAGCAATCAGTAATCAGTAATTACAAAAAACCTTCGCGTCCTCTGCGACCTCAGCGGTTAAGAAAACAACACAGCATCATCAGACGGGCTCCCCCAATCGGATCCCATCTGCGTCCACTTGTCTCGGCATAGCCCAGAGGGCGACGCCGGATCCGCGTCCATCAGCCTGCCCTGAGTTCATCAAACGGGCGGTTAAAACACGGTCCTGGTAGGGCGGACTGGCCCAGTCCGCCGCAGAGAAATGATCCTGCAATGCGGCTGTCTGGGCCAGACAGCCCTACCCTCGTGAACACAGGAAACAGTTTTAATGACACCCGTCCATCTGCGTTCTCAGCGGTTCAAAAGACACAACCCGATCATCGGTGCAAATCAGTGCTATCGGTGGTTTAAAAACAAATCAGTCCAACGGTGTCTTGGGACAAGCCACCCTACCTCGATCCGTAAGTGGAAATTATCATCTCACGGGACCAAGATCCGTCTTCGCCAACGACGGCTACGCCGAGACACGTGGTCCCGCCACAGTGTCGGGCATCAGTTATCGCGACCAAGGTCGCTCCTACAACCAAATCCCTTAGCGTCCATTCGTGGTCAAAACAACAATGCAGGAGCACCTCTGCGTCCTCCGCGGTTAAGAAATCCAGCCCTAGCATTAAAAATTCTGCTACAGAAAAAGCTTCATTTTCCGATCTTCTGATCGATACTGTAAGGTAATCCGACAGTACAAACACCCTAGTCTGTACCTAAACACTTACACCTTCCAGCCGGTCCCACCTCTTCCCCTTTCTCTCCCGCAAATGCCTGCTAACAAACCCAAGCTGCTCATCGTCGACGACGACGAGGAAATCCGCACCCAAATGCGTTGGTCCCTCGGGACCGACTACGAAATCTTCCAGGCGGGCAACCGCGACGGAGCGATCCAGCAATTCAAGGAGAACACCCCTCCCGTCGTCCTGCTCGACCTCGGACTTCCCCCGCGTCCCAACCTGGTGGACGAAGGCATGAACACCTTGGCGGAGATCGTGCAGATCGCTCCCAAGACCAAGGTCATCATTATTTCAGGTCAAGGCGAGCGCGAGAACGCCCTCGAGGCGATCGGTCGCGGGGCCTACGACTTCATGTCGAAACCGGTCGACACCGACGAGCTGCAGCTGGTGCTGAAGCGCTGCTACTACGTGGCCGACTTGGAACGCGACTACGTGTCAATGCAGCGCAAGCTGAACGAAGACGCTTTCGAGGGAATGCTCGGGACCAGCGAACCGATGCAAAAGGTCTTCAACTTGGTGCGCAAGGTCGCCACCAGCGACGCTCCGGTCATGATCTTGGGCGAGAGCGGCACCGGCAAGGAGATGGTCGCCAACGCCATCCACAACCGCTCCAGCAAGGCCGACGGCCCCTTCGTCGCCATCAATTGCAGCGCCATCCCGGAATCGCTCCTGGAGAGCGAACTCTTCGGGCACGAAAAAGGCTCCTTTACGGGGGCCGACAGCACCCGCGTCGGTAAGATCGAACAAGCGGACGGGGGAACGCTCTTCCTCGACGAAATTGGCGAAGTCCCTCTCAACGTGCAGGTTAAGCTGCTAAGATTTTTGCAGGAAAGCTACATCGAGCGGGTCGGTGGCCGAGAACAGATCCCCGTGAAAGCCCGCATCGTGGCTGCCACCAACGCCGACCTGAAAAAGGGCATGGAGGACGGGACCTTCCGCGAAGACTTCTATTTCCGCCTCTCCGTGGTCGAACTCAACTTGCCACCGCTGCGCGAGCGGGGCGAGGACATCGACTTCATCGCCACCAGCTTCCTGAAACGCTTCGCCGCGGAAGCCGGCAACGGCGGACTCAGTTTCAGCTCCGCCGCCCTGAAGGCCATTCGAGCCTATCCCTGGTCCGGCAACGTGCGCGAGTTGCAAAATCGGGTACGCCGGGCCGCCATCATGGCGGAAGGCAACAAGGTGGCCCCTGAGGACCTGCAACTTCCGTCCGACCGTAAACTCCCCTCCGGAACCACCCTCAAGGAAGCCCGCGAGGCGCTGGAAAAGGAAATGATTGAAGCGGCCTTGAAGAAGCATAAAAACAAGGTCACCGCCGCAGCCGCCGAGCTCGGCATCAGCCGCCCCACCTTTTACGAACTTCTAGATCGACTCGGGATCAAGAGATAGTTGTACCTTGCAATTAGAGGTGCGGAAATCCTGCGCCGATAAATTTTCAAACAGCCAAATCTAGAATCCCCCTAACATATGTGCGGAATAGTTGGATACATCGGGCGCGATAACGCCGCCCCCATACTTTTAAACGGTCTCAAGCGCCTCGAATACCGCGGCTACGACTCCGCCGGCATGGCCATCTGGCAGAAGGACGGCTCCATTATGCTCACTCGCCGCGTGGGAAAAGTAGCGAACCTCGCCGCCGCCCTTCCTGTCGACCAGGACGACGCGGGGCTTGGCATCAGCCATACTCGCTGGGCCACCCACGGGGGCGTGACCGAGCCCAACACTCACCCGCATAGCTCCTGGAACGGACTCATCCACCTCGTGCACAACGGGGTTATCGAAAACTACGAGCAGCTGAAGACCACCCTCTCCAGCAAGGGCGTTACCTTTAGCAACGAGACCGACTCCGAGGTCCTCTCCAACTTGATCGCCTACAATCTGGAAAACCTGGGCGAGGAAATCAGCGAGAAGA of Pelagicoccus enzymogenes contains these proteins:
- a CDS encoding VPDSG-CTERM sorting domain-containing protein, with the protein product MNTAVTRTAKLCLLFALATSTSYSLKALTINDVWINEINYDEPGTDTGEFVEIAGIAGTDLSSLTLVEYNGNGGGTNGSLSLTGILGNTHAGYGFLSFLFPTNGLQNDDEGLALVEGSTVIQFLSYEGSFQATNGPANGQTSADIGVSETNSTPAGFTLQFLGHADNGSWTGPIASTSGSINTGQVLPDLSANNPSDSTPVPNSGATLGLLGLGLAAIVTLKRRKP
- the prsR gene encoding PEP-CTERM-box response regulator transcription factor, with product MPANKPKLLIVDDDEEIRTQMRWSLGTDYEIFQAGNRDGAIQQFKENTPPVVLLDLGLPPRPNLVDEGMNTLAEIVQIAPKTKVIIISGQGERENALEAIGRGAYDFMSKPVDTDELQLVLKRCYYVADLERDYVSMQRKLNEDAFEGMLGTSEPMQKVFNLVRKVATSDAPVMILGESGTGKEMVANAIHNRSSKADGPFVAINCSAIPESLLESELFGHEKGSFTGADSTRVGKIEQADGGTLFLDEIGEVPLNVQVKLLRFLQESYIERVGGREQIPVKARIVAATNADLKKGMEDGTFREDFYFRLSVVELNLPPLRERGEDIDFIATSFLKRFAAEAGNGGLSFSSAALKAIRAYPWSGNVRELQNRVRRAAIMAEGNKVAPEDLQLPSDRKLPSGTTLKEAREALEKEMIEAALKKHKNKVTAAAAELGISRPTFYELLDRLGIKR